Proteins encoded together in one Desulfuromonas sp. window:
- a CDS encoding protein-glutamate O-methyltransferase CheR: MNPDLEDIFAELEQARGIAFHGYRPGTLQRRLSFRMGQLGIRDSAAYLHKLRTDPAEPDRLVDAVGVRVSHFFRDAIVFENLAGSVLPRLIERRGRGGPREIRVWSAGCASGEEAYSVAILIHQALQKEAGDWRVFIFASDMNGEALRQAERGDFSREKFEETKLGVLDRYFDPTATGFRVKPFVREMVQFCRDDLTSAERTAPSESIFGTFDLVLCRNVLIYFQPEPQAGILCRLRRSLGPGGFLVLGSSEDLSGQLAEGFVPVDRPNRIWRKVG; encoded by the coding sequence AACCCTGACCTAGAGGACATCTTTGCCGAGCTTGAGCAGGCAAGGGGCATCGCTTTCCATGGATATCGCCCGGGGACCCTGCAGCGGCGGCTGAGCTTCCGCATGGGGCAGCTCGGCATTCGGGATTCGGCGGCCTACCTGCACAAGCTGCGCACCGACCCCGCGGAACCGGACCGACTGGTCGACGCGGTCGGGGTCAGGGTGAGCCATTTTTTCCGGGATGCGATCGTATTCGAAAACCTGGCCGGCAGCGTCCTGCCTCGGCTCATCGAACGCAGGGGGCGTGGGGGGCCGAGGGAGATCCGGGTGTGGAGCGCCGGATGCGCCTCGGGGGAAGAGGCCTATTCGGTGGCGATCCTGATCCACCAGGCCCTGCAGAAGGAGGCGGGCGACTGGCGGGTCTTCATCTTCGCCTCCGACATGAACGGGGAAGCCCTGCGGCAGGCCGAGCGGGGGGACTTTTCGAGGGAGAAGTTCGAGGAAACCAAGCTGGGGGTTCTCGACCGCTATTTCGACCCGACGGCGACGGGCTTCAGGGTCAAGCCCTTTGTCCGGGAAATGGTCCAGTTCTGCCGCGATGATTTGACCTCCGCCGAGAGGACCGCGCCTTCGGAAAGCATCTTTGGAACGTTCGACCTGGTTCTGTGCCGCAACGTGCTGATCTACTTCCAGCCGGAGCCGCAGGCCGGGATTCTGTGCAGGCTGCGCCGCTCCCTCGGCCCGGGCGGTTTCCTCGTCCTCGGCTCCTCCGAAGACCTCTCGGGGCAGCTTGCCGAGGGGTTCGTGCCGGTGGACAGGCCGAACCGGATCTGGCGCAAGGTAGGCTGA